GCGATGATCATTGTATCGCATAGTATGATGGACATGGAACATAGATCAATTCCGCTCCCTATACTTTACAGGCAGGCTTAGTATTGTACATTGCCACTTTCTGTAATGTTAGCAGTGTTTACACCACGGAATTTGGTCGGGATATTATGGTAACGTGTATTTGTCATCTTTACGGTAGAGATACTGCTATCAGTACGGAAAATGGATTCTTTCATATTGGAGATGTCACAGCGATCAATAATCACATTAACTTTGAATGTGCTGCCACCCACCTGACGGATGAATTTACCAGCGTTGGAGCCTTTAAAGTTTTTTACCGTAAAAGTAGATGGAGCGTTAATTTGGAACATTTTATCATCGCCATTGGTAGCGGAACCGCCGTCCAGGGTGACATTACCGCTTTCCTTGATCGTCAGGGCATCTTCACCGATGTCTTCCCAGACAATATTTTGGAGTGTTGCATTGCCGTACGTATGTATGCCGTCTGCTGCAGGTGCGCCAATTACTACATTTTTGATAGCGCCACCATTTTCAATACGGAAAATAGGCTTTTGCCCTTCCTTTTGACTTCCATCCCCCAATGCGCTGCCTGCGATATACCGTTGACCTTTGCCATCGAATACTTCACCGCTTTTTACAATAATCGTCGTGTTCTGTACACCCGGTGTGGCAGACGTTGCCGCTGATACCGTCGCTGTAGGTGCTGGAATTATCATAATAACCGAAGCTAGTACAGTGCCTGCCATCAAAGAAACAAACCATTTTTTCATATTCTCAATCTCTCCTTTATCATAACGTTGTTACCCGAATTTTATTGTAAATAAATGGGTACTCTTCCACAGTATCATCCGTTGGATTACTTATCTATATGAAAATGAAGAACCCTTTTCATGAAATGCTGTAGAATTTTATGTATTTTTCATCATATGAACCTATACAACATTGACGTATCATTCTGTTCATATCTCCTAGATATACAAATGGTGCTAACCGTACATGCCACATATTGCATACCATACGATACGAGATGAGGCAGTTTCGTCAGGTACGCAAACATGCCGCACATCAAGGATGCACGGCATAGAAAGTAATCCTACTTAACGTTTCTGATCCTTATCAAAGAAATAATGCTCATATCGAATATCGTCATCTTGGATAAAAAGCTTCCCATAAGAATACCGAGGCTGCATGCGTTTGTCAGTTGGAGAGCCGGGATTGAACAACAGAACGCCATCACGCTCCTCCGCAAATGGAATATGCGAATGACCGAACACAATAACGTCTACTTCGCCCGGCTCAAAGGAACGGAATGCTCGATCCTGCGTCGATCCCCGGAATCCGCCGTCTCCGTGTACAATGCCGATTTTCTTACCAGCGACCTCGATAATTTTGCGGCGTCCCAGCTTATCGACGATACTCTGTGAATCATTATTTCCAGCAATCGCTTCGACAGGTGCCACCTCTGCGAGTAGCTCATACACGCCCCAGTCGCAAAAATCACCTGCATGAATAATTAACTCTACATCAGCCAGACCATCCCACACCTGCTGCGGCAAGGTCAGACGATGGCGAAACAAATGCGTATCCGAAATAACACCAATAATCATGTTACCCCTCCTTCAATGAATGAGCGAGCCGTCGTTCCTCGCGGGTATTCTTGCTAAGTTTGGGACAGTTAAAGCAGTAATCGCCATCATCCATCTGATGATACAAACAGCAAGCACTGCGAATCAACACCTGTCCATTGCGCTCCAGATTATCGGTATAACGCGGTGGTACTGCAAGTGGATTACGACTCAATGCAAATACGTCAGCAGGCAATTCATGCAGTACATAATGCAGATCCTGCTCTAATTGGCTTTTTACTGGTTCCTCTGCTTGCTGCTGCCATAATGCAACAAAATAATAATATCGTGCTGGCAATTGCCGCCAAAGCATACGTACATGTTCTCCCGTCACCTCTGCCATACATTCCATCAGCGGTCGCAACACTTCCGTATACATCGCTGTCATAACCTCATATCGGAACGTTTCCCGATCACCATTCCATGACGACTCATACAAAATATGTCGCGTTGCATGGTCATTTGATACTTCAAGCT
The DNA window shown above is from Paenibacillus sp. JQZ6Y-1 and carries:
- a CDS encoding pectate lyase, which translates into the protein MIIPAPTATVSAATSATPGVQNTTIIVKSGEVFDGKGQRYIAGSALGDGSQKEGQKPIFRIENGGAIKNVVIGAPAADGIHTYGNATLQNIVWEDIGEDALTIKESGNVTLDGGSATNGDDKMFQINAPSTFTVKNFKGSNAGKFIRQVGGSTFKVNVIIDRCDISNMKESIFRTDSSISTVKMTNTRYHNIPTKFRGVNTANITESGNVQY
- a CDS encoding (2Fe-2S)-binding protein produces the protein MGHIIQPDWEQLRQQFYIVNQPQPDSIYHIPFTELATPEGMKAFLEDYAPRLGASDLAPAATFFCSWLTGLPLAMQYYLSVHQTGIRLSLEQLTLHMYMSGAYCQFAFEVDTLSLQSLSAEHEVTDELEVSNDHATRHILYESSWNGDRETFRYEVMTAMYTEVLRPLMECMAEVTGEHVRMLWRQLPARYYYFVALWQQQAEEPVKSQLEQDLHYVLHELPADVFALSRNPLAVPPRYTDNLERNGQVLIRSACCLYHQMDDGDYCFNCPKLSKNTREERRLAHSLKEG
- a CDS encoding metallophosphoesterase family protein, with translation MIIGVISDTHLFRHRLTLPQQVWDGLADVELIIHAGDFCDWGVYELLAEVAPVEAIAGNNDSQSIVDKLGRRKIIEVAGKKIGIVHGDGGFRGSTQDRAFRSFEPGEVDVIVFGHSHIPFAEERDGVLLFNPGSPTDKRMQPRYSYGKLFIQDDDIRYEHYFFDKDQKR